One region of Zingiber officinale cultivar Zhangliang chromosome 7B, Zo_v1.1, whole genome shotgun sequence genomic DNA includes:
- the LOC122004441 gene encoding zinc finger BED domain-containing protein RICESLEEPER 2-like produces the protein MQLGTYHFNQDQARAELANMIILHEYSLSMVDHVDFRRYSYALQPIFKVVSRNTIKTNIMKIFEYERNKTMKLLDLNASRIALTTDMWTASNKKRGFMAITSHFIDVSWKLQRRLVRFIYVSCPHTAEVLTNALVDCLLDWNLDRKLSTLTVDNCTTNDAMIELFLDKLPPNSLILEGKLFHMRCFAHILNLVVRDGLELISDSIEIIRYSIAFWTATPKRDEKFIETARQLKVPSTKKLELDCKTRWNSTYLMLNTALEYEVVFARLKQRETLYKRVPTQEDWSKVRDISSKLEIFFDATELFSGTMYPTINIFFSTICDIKLAIGDWLLSDDNLVKTMATNIKVKFEKYWDIMNCLLTIGSILDPRYKMKIVQFYYPLVYGDMSSYEIEKLKKKLCDMVEEYEKKSKQSQKVKNSQSSSLRPPLPKRGSYADKFKMFMDSNTSTEHKSDLDYYLEESLLPRTSEFDILCWWKTNGIKYPILHDIAKEVLAIPVTTVASESTFSTSGRVLNVHRSKLHSKIVEALMCARDWLWSEIQGIFGFLIRELYSNAGVAKSNSDTKLRPLENEKARNELENGESSGSANVLVIPKAWQCYVFCT, from the exons ATGCAGCTTGGGACATACCATTTCAACCAAGATCAAGCAAGGGCAGAGCTTGCAAATATGATTATATTGCATGAGTACTCGTTATCTATGGTTGATCATGTTGACTTTAGAAGATACTCTTATGCATTGCAACCAATATTTAAAGTTGTTTCCCGAAACACAATCAAGACAAACATCATGAAGATATTTGAGTATGaaagaaataaaacaatgaaATTATTAGACTTAAATGCTAGTCGGATTGCGTTGACAACTGATATGTGGACGGCAAGTAATAAAAAAAGAGGATTCATGGCAATCACTTCACACTTCATCGATGTTTCATGGAAATTACAAAGGCGACTTGTCAG GTTTATATATGTGTCGTGTCCACATACTGCTGAGGTCCTCACAAATGCACTTGTTGATTGCCTCTTGGATTGGAACTTGGATCGTAAGTTATCTACTTTAACCGTTGATAATTGCACAACTAATGATGCTATGATTGAGCTTTTTCTGGATAAGCTTCCTCCGAATTCACTTATCTTAGAAGGAAAATTATTTCACATGCGGTGTTTTGCCCATATTTTAAATTTGGTTGTGAGGGATGGACTAGAATTAATCAGTGATAGCATTGAAATAATTCGTTATAGTATTGCATTTTGGACAGCAACACCAAAAAGAGatgaaaaatttattgaaacaGCTCGACAATTAAAGGTTCCAAGCACAAAGAAACTAGAACTTGATTGCAAAACACGATGGAACTCTACATATTTAATGCTTAACACTGCATTGGAATATGAAGTTGTGTTTGCTCGCTTGAAACAACGTGAGACTTTATATAAAAGAGTTCCCACACAAGAAGATTGGTCAAAAGTGAGAGATATTTCTTCCAAATTGGAGATATTTTTTGATGCCACAGAGTTGTTTTCGGGGACCATGTATCCCACTATAAATATTTTCTTCTCAACTATTTGCGATATTAAGTTGGCAATTGGTGATTGGCTTCTCTCGGATGATAATTTGGTGAAAACAATGGCAACAAATATAaaagtaaaatttgaaaaatattgggaCATAATGAATTGTTTATTGACAATTGGGAGTATTTTAGATCCGAGGTACAAGATGAAGATAGTTCAATTCTATTATCCTCTTGTTTATGGTGATATGTCTTCGTATGAGATtgaaaaactaaagaaaaagTTGTGTGACATGGTTGAAGAGTATgagaagaaatccaaacaatcgcAGAAAGTGAAAAATTCACAATCTTCTTCTTTAAGGCCTCCACTTCCTAAGCGTGGTAGTTATGCTGATAAATTTAAGATGTTCATGGATTCTAATACTAGTACTGAACATAAGTCAGACTTGGATTATTATTTAGAAGAGTCTCTTTTGCCAAGAACAAGTGAGTTTGATATCTTATGTTGGTGGAAGACAAATGGGATCAAATATCCCATTTTGCATGATATTGCTAAGGAGGTGTTGGCCATTCCTGTGACAACCGTAGCTTCCGAATCAACATTCAGTACTAGTGGGAGAGTTTTAAATGTTCACCGTAGTAAACTTCATTCTAAAATTGTTGAGGCTTTGATGTGTGCTCGAGATTGGTTATGGAGTGAAATTCAAG gaatttttggatttttgattcGTGAACTATATAGTAATGCTGGTGTTGCAAAAAGCAACTCTGATACCAAGCTGAG GCCTTTAGAGAACGAGAAGGCAAGGAATGAGTTAGAGAATGGAGAGAGCAGTGGCAGTGCAAATGTTTTGGTGATCCCTAAGGCTTGGCAATGCTATGTATTTTGCACCTGA